Proteins encoded in a region of the Paenibacillus pedocola genome:
- a CDS encoding helix-turn-helix transcriptional regulator — protein MEVSSFLDCAVALTKLVQSAHQKDKVIGCLQPGVLLVHRELKEAYLAEEGGENYAYLSPEQLSRSTPLLPDKRSDLYTLGILFYEMLTGRLPLQARRLEDWIHVHMAVVPAPLSGLRPELEGPLEEITAKLLSKSPEQRYQSAYGLLADLQQCISLLNTTGEIERFETGLKDRISQFRLPKRLFGREEEARELREVVERASAGESGFVLVTGRAGSGKTSLIGELQLSFTREGGTFITGKCDYMNHEIPFAPILQALRRLLRQTWSEAPDKVEQLKARLLDALGQGAGIITEILPEAVRLLGTIPLAEPLPPAEAALRFRRLLPTFIGMFAGEDQPLVLFLDDLQWADPDTQDFLRVFAEDEVTSGIAVIGSFRSETLEERLDSGDQNGASAAWLEQMLAMQHKPSSPRVQHIALEPLTYVDVRQFLSDIFEENTARVRMLAELLYHRTGGDPLYLHRLLDSLHRERCLYFDEARGSWEWDITAITALPEAPGLLQLIEQRIRLLPGDTVGLLGIAAALGYSFRVSDIASMSGYSLDDTLVLLQPAELESLISREESSPDIEAGGLVYSFLHDRIQQAAYGIVPEEEQAGLHLAIGRSMSRSPDKQAYSVFDRVYHLNLGSPKMEDRAERRALAELNLQAGLKSKATTAFAAALYFLETGLHLLGGEEAVPGSLPYRLMLELPECEYICGYTERAAALLDRLMGLNGDLLERSNIYRIRIAMYAYLKKDELAVKVGRKALAEFGWKLPLRPSHAAILKEVTLTQTALYRKRDQLTALPVNRDPHYKALSDLIMAIASSVFTVSLELSAVLFSRFVRYGLKAGNNEAFAYILAGYGLVILRNKMSLSQKGKLYIETASQLSAPFESADLSCRLDYIRGLARLQQNPQEAGGYFRQSVQHGMEAANLSFVSIAMLTSTVNHTGSLHSLSRMIMEYEILSRKLVDEVTLSIFRIAKEYVARMQGDTGLSMTAALPVQNDSRSEESLNNEIYYICTCETELAYLEGRYRDALVWVAQGRFNTFRQTRMQVRKQHIYHALTLAALYPDALPEERSSFRRQLHKQLDSLKRWTGYFGRDSSACLLIKAEIERIDGKRTEAAKNYELAIATARREGNGMMEGIACERSSHFYRAAGSVAGADGFLADACRAYSLWGAEGKVQLLKERYPDLSLPSLLKAGEQAAAETATAIIDREAVPEQRKEAPNRFDGWPEPIDRLDRISSFLESAVRYSGAVQGYVLNSDGKNFTVSAQSGNLETRVREEEGTVFAESVVRYVVKTTEPVLLADAARSSFAADPHIRRHPVLSVLCMPILFPVEAMTSVLYLENDLITGVFTLDGQNVLDFMIARMVYLHSLQSAGPQGNTYEHEPEHEPGGPVERAEDPLVDSLTYREKEILYSLSDGLSNKEIAERFGITEGTVKSHVFRLYGKLGVKRRAQAIARARELQLLD, from the coding sequence ATGGAGGTATCTTCCTTTTTAGATTGTGCTGTGGCGTTGACGAAGCTGGTTCAGTCTGCACATCAGAAGGATAAAGTCATCGGCTGCCTACAGCCTGGCGTGCTGCTGGTTCACAGAGAGCTGAAGGAAGCTTACCTGGCTGAAGAGGGCGGGGAGAATTATGCCTATCTGTCCCCGGAGCAGCTGAGCCGCAGCACTCCTCTTCTGCCGGACAAGCGCAGCGATCTGTACACCCTGGGAATCCTGTTCTATGAGATGCTTACAGGCAGGCTGCCGCTGCAGGCCAGGCGTTTAGAGGATTGGATTCATGTACATATGGCTGTTGTGCCCGCACCGCTCAGCGGACTGCGGCCGGAGCTTGAGGGGCCGCTGGAAGAAATCACTGCGAAGCTGCTGTCCAAGTCCCCGGAGCAGCGTTATCAGAGTGCATATGGACTGCTGGCAGATCTGCAGCAGTGTATTTCATTACTCAACACAACAGGGGAGATTGAACGTTTTGAGACCGGGCTGAAGGACCGGATCAGCCAGTTTCGGCTGCCGAAGCGGCTGTTTGGCAGGGAAGAGGAGGCACGGGAACTAAGGGAGGTGGTGGAACGGGCTTCGGCCGGGGAATCCGGCTTTGTTCTGGTTACAGGCCGTGCCGGTAGCGGCAAGACCTCGCTTATTGGCGAGCTGCAGCTTTCGTTCACCCGTGAAGGCGGCACGTTTATTACGGGGAAATGTGACTATATGAATCACGAGATTCCGTTCGCGCCTATTCTGCAGGCTCTCCGCCGGCTGCTTCGGCAAACCTGGAGCGAAGCTCCGGACAAAGTGGAGCAGTTAAAAGCCCGGCTGCTGGACGCTCTGGGCCAGGGCGCAGGGATCATCACTGAAATATTACCGGAAGCCGTGCGGCTGCTCGGTACCATTCCTTTAGCTGAACCTCTTCCTCCCGCAGAGGCTGCGCTCCGTTTCCGCAGGCTGCTGCCGACGTTTATCGGTATGTTTGCCGGCGAAGACCAGCCGCTCGTGTTATTCCTGGATGATCTGCAATGGGCTGACCCGGATACACAGGATTTCCTGAGGGTCTTTGCAGAGGATGAAGTGACGAGCGGTATAGCGGTGATCGGATCATTTCGCTCAGAAACGCTGGAGGAGCGGCTGGACAGCGGTGATCAGAATGGGGCCTCCGCAGCCTGGCTTGAGCAGATGCTGGCCATGCAGCACAAACCATCTTCGCCGCGTGTCCAGCATATAGCGCTGGAGCCGCTTACTTACGTGGATGTCAGACAATTCCTCTCTGATATCTTTGAAGAGAACACGGCACGTGTCCGGATGCTCGCTGAACTGTTGTACCACCGTACGGGCGGGGACCCGCTCTACTTACACCGGCTGCTGGACAGCCTTCACCGCGAGCGCTGTCTATATTTTGATGAAGCGCGGGGGAGCTGGGAGTGGGACATAACGGCAATTACCGCCTTGCCGGAAGCGCCCGGGCTTCTCCAATTAATCGAACAGCGCATCCGGCTGCTTCCCGGAGATACCGTCGGCCTTCTGGGTATAGCAGCGGCGCTCGGATATAGCTTCCGTGTATCGGATATTGCTTCAATGAGCGGGTATTCTTTGGACGATACCCTGGTGCTGCTGCAGCCTGCCGAGCTGGAAAGCCTGATCAGCCGGGAGGAGAGTTCCCCGGACATAGAAGCGGGCGGGCTGGTCTATTCCTTTCTGCATGACCGGATTCAGCAAGCCGCTTATGGTATTGTGCCAGAGGAGGAGCAGGCCGGCCTGCATCTGGCTATCGGACGCAGCATGAGCCGTAGTCCCGACAAACAGGCATACTCGGTTTTTGACCGGGTGTATCACCTCAATCTGGGCTCCCCCAAGATGGAAGACCGTGCAGAGCGCAGAGCGCTTGCCGAGCTGAATCTTCAGGCCGGCCTGAAGTCGAAAGCGACTACAGCATTTGCCGCCGCATTATATTTTCTGGAGACAGGCCTGCATCTCCTGGGCGGTGAAGAGGCTGTTCCCGGCTCGCTGCCCTACAGGCTGATGCTGGAATTGCCGGAATGTGAATATATCTGCGGGTATACAGAGCGTGCGGCGGCGCTGCTCGACCGGCTGATGGGGCTCAATGGAGACCTGCTCGAACGTTCCAATATCTACCGTATCCGGATTGCTATGTATGCTTATCTGAAAAAAGACGAGCTGGCTGTAAAAGTCGGGCGTAAGGCGCTCGCGGAATTCGGCTGGAAGCTGCCGCTCAGACCTTCCCACGCCGCCATTTTAAAGGAAGTGACGCTGACTCAAACGGCCCTGTACCGCAAACGTGATCAGCTTACAGCGCTTCCGGTGAACCGCGATCCTCACTATAAAGCTTTATCTGACCTTATAATGGCCATTGCCAGCTCCGTATTTACGGTAAGTCTGGAGCTGTCGGCGGTGCTCTTTTCCAGATTCGTCCGCTATGGGCTGAAGGCCGGGAACAATGAAGCCTTTGCCTATATTCTTGCCGGCTACGGGCTGGTGATTCTGCGTAATAAAATGTCTCTTTCTCAAAAAGGGAAGCTGTACATTGAAACGGCCAGTCAGCTCTCCGCTCCTTTTGAAAGTGCAGATTTGTCGTGCCGCCTCGATTATATCCGCGGGCTGGCCCGGCTGCAGCAGAATCCGCAGGAGGCGGGAGGTTATTTCCGGCAGTCGGTCCAGCATGGCATGGAGGCGGCCAATCTGTCTTTTGTCAGTATTGCGATGCTGACCTCTACCGTTAACCACACGGGAAGTCTGCATTCGTTGTCCAGGATGATTATGGAGTATGAGATCCTCTCTCGGAAGCTTGTGGATGAGGTTACGCTCAGCATTTTCCGGATTGCTAAAGAATATGTTGCCAGGATGCAGGGAGATACCGGACTTAGTATGACGGCGGCTCTTCCGGTTCAGAATGATAGCCGTTCCGAGGAAAGCCTGAATAATGAAATCTATTATATCTGCACCTGTGAAACGGAGCTGGCCTATCTGGAAGGGAGATACCGGGACGCGCTTGTCTGGGTGGCTCAAGGCCGCTTTAACACCTTCCGGCAAACCCGGATGCAGGTGCGCAAACAGCATATTTACCATGCTTTGACGCTTGCTGCCCTTTATCCTGACGCCTTGCCGGAGGAGCGCAGCAGCTTCCGCCGGCAGCTTCACAAACAGCTGGACTCCCTGAAACGCTGGACCGGATATTTTGGGAGGGATTCATCTGCCTGCCTGCTGATTAAGGCTGAAATCGAGCGGATTGACGGAAAACGGACGGAAGCGGCTAAAAACTATGAACTGGCCATTGCAACAGCACGGAGAGAAGGCAACGGGATGATGGAGGGAATCGCCTGCGAACGCTCTTCACATTTTTACAGAGCGGCTGGAAGTGTAGCCGGAGCAGACGGGTTCTTGGCAGATGCCTGCCGGGCGTATTCTCTGTGGGGGGCCGAAGGCAAGGTACAGCTGTTGAAGGAGCGCTATCCTGATCTGTCCTTGCCGTCTTTGCTGAAGGCGGGAGAGCAGGCGGCAGCAGAAACGGCTACTGCAATCATTGATAGAGAAGCCGTGCCGGAACAGCGCAAAGAGGCGCCGAACCGGTTCGACGGCTGGCCTGAGCCGATAGATCGCCTGGATAGAATCAGCAGCTTCCTGGAGTCGGCCGTCCGGTATTCGGGAGCAGTGCAGGGATATGTGCTGAATAGCGACGGCAAGAACTTCACTGTATCTGCACAGAGCGGAAACCTGGAGACCCGGGTGCGGGAGGAAGAAGGCACGGTATTCGCGGAGTCTGTTGTGCGTTATGTCGTAAAGACCACTGAGCCGGTGCTGCTTGCCGATGCTGCGCGCAGTTCCTTTGCCGCTGATCCCCACATCCGGAGGCATCCGGTGCTGTCGGTACTGTGCATGCCGATTCTTTTTCCGGTAGAGGCCATGACCTCTGTGCTCTACCTGGAGAATGACCTGATTACCGGAGTGTTCACGCTGGATGGGCAGAACGTGCTGGATTTCATGATCGCCCGCATGGTGTACCTGCATTCGCTGCAGAGTGCAGGGCCGCAGGGGAATACCTATGAACATGAGCCTGAGCATGAACCGGGTGGACCTGTGGAGCGCGCGGAGGATCCGCTGGTTGATTCACTTACCTACCGGGAAAAAGAAATCTTATATTCCTTATCAGACGGATTGTCCAACAAGGAGATTGCCGAACGGTTCGGAATTACGGAGGGGACTGTGAAAAGTCATGTGTTCCGGCTGTACGGCAAGCTCGGCGTCAAGCGCCGGGCCCAGGCTATTGCCCGGGCCCGGGAGCTGCAGCTGCTGGATTAA
- a CDS encoding response regulator, with protein MKIILIDDKAHVRDSLKPVLKKLSFKNEDILEANCDQGAIQLIAAHEPDIIVTDAKLLLLSESLLPDETYPHSRIIVTSSHAFVLDAFCRGGMDSLLKPIDTGELENVLLRVSAAG; from the coding sequence ATGAAAATCATACTCATCGACGATAAAGCGCATGTGCGCGATTCACTAAAGCCGGTGCTGAAGAAGCTGTCATTTAAAAATGAAGATATCCTGGAGGCCAATTGTGATCAGGGGGCGATCCAGCTGATCGCAGCGCATGAACCGGATATTATCGTGACCGACGCCAAGCTGCTGCTGCTCAGTGAGTCCCTGCTCCCGGACGAAACTTACCCTCATAGCAGAATCATTGTTACCAGCAGCCATGCCTTTGTGCTGGATGCATTTTGCCGGGGCGGGATGGATTCTCTCCTGAAGCCCATTGATACAGGTGAACTGGAGAATGTCCTGCTGCGGGTGTCAGCTGCCGGATAG
- a CDS encoding sugar efflux transporter → MSIRIRQLFSIPGYTTFMICMILQGMGISISSPFLAVYFTTKLGVSAGVFGIFTAVTLISGVWVSSLIAGRSDTGMNRKTLMVTAMFFNALAFSGYLFIHEFYLLLIYMTIFTAAGASAMPQLFASAREAVNASRSTDHAFANSTLRSMFSLGFITGPLIGAVLLSRFGFQGIFTGTSLIFVINAALMLCFVKRPAPAAAGTVRSKPKQQLKLHQNPRVLIPFLVLTLLYSGHWLNNLNISLFIVNTLGGSTENVASVSSICALLEIPFMLVLGALSAKYSNRLLMIWGIVLGGAYYVLVLSSTELWQIIAGQVLLAFFVAVISAIGISYIQDLLPDLPGYASTLYTNATTLGRLFGSLAGGAAAQWVGYRHAYWACLLLVVISFGLLALPQHKPAHETAD, encoded by the coding sequence ATGTCAATTCGCATCCGCCAGCTTTTCAGCATTCCAGGCTATACCACGTTTATGATTTGCATGATCCTCCAGGGGATGGGCATTTCCATCAGCTCTCCGTTTCTGGCTGTCTATTTCACCACTAAGTTAGGGGTTTCTGCCGGTGTTTTCGGCATCTTCACCGCCGTCACCCTGATCAGTGGCGTCTGGGTCAGCTCGCTTATTGCCGGGCGCTCTGACACCGGTATGAACCGGAAGACCCTCATGGTTACGGCCATGTTTTTTAACGCCCTGGCTTTTTCCGGGTATTTATTTATCCATGAATTTTATCTGCTCCTGATCTACATGACTATATTCACTGCAGCCGGTGCATCCGCCATGCCGCAATTGTTCGCCAGTGCGCGGGAAGCGGTAAATGCCAGCCGGAGCACCGATCATGCTTTTGCCAATTCTACGCTCCGTTCCATGTTCTCCCTGGGCTTCATCACCGGACCGCTGATCGGTGCGGTTCTGCTCAGCCGCTTCGGGTTTCAGGGAATCTTCACCGGAACCTCCCTGATTTTTGTCATCAACGCGGCACTGATGCTGTGCTTCGTGAAACGGCCGGCACCGGCCGCTGCTGGCACTGTACGCTCCAAGCCCAAGCAGCAGCTTAAGCTGCATCAGAATCCGCGTGTGCTTATTCCGTTTCTTGTGTTGACGCTGCTCTATTCCGGACACTGGCTGAACAATCTGAATATCTCTCTGTTTATTGTTAACACTTTAGGCGGCAGTACAGAGAATGTAGCTTCGGTGTCCAGTATTTGCGCCTTGCTGGAGATCCCCTTCATGCTTGTACTCGGCGCTCTGTCAGCCAAATATTCCAATCGTCTGCTGATGATCTGGGGGATTGTTCTCGGTGGAGCCTATTATGTACTGGTGCTGTCTTCAACAGAGCTGTGGCAGATTATCGCAGGGCAGGTGCTGCTGGCTTTCTTCGTAGCTGTAATTTCAGCGATCGGGATCAGCTATATTCAGGATCTGCTGCCGGATCTGCCCGGCTATGCCTCCACCCTCTATACCAACGCTACAACCCTCGGCAGACTGTTCGGAAGCCTCGCGGGCGGAGCGGCGGCGCAGTGGGTCGGCTACCGTCATGCCTACTGGGCTTGTCTGCTGCTGGTGGTCATCTCCTTCGGCCTATTGGCGCTACCCCAACATAAGCCCGCACACGAAACTGCTGATTAA
- a CDS encoding helix-turn-helix transcriptional regulator: MDLRLHACAYSFHTLPFKSTFRPPPFYLFRLQVVGSCRALVDGKMSLIEPGDLLIYRPGDPYYLSVEEIDGKIESGDYYLLCEGSWIESWWAAQPRQTRQRIHLDAGMLSLWQQLGLEQHRIVQQNPELIRHLLCALCLSLDRLPVEAVSRQDTPGRSNELIMRMKRYINENALQPLRVEDVANFAGLSVSRAVHLFKEKTGYTIIQYTQEIRLSNALERIRFTDLSLESIAGNCGFGTYSYFHKVFKARYGITPKEIRSRLLESEPEGDYVITSGKEIKLTGLSLDALKFLKTEE, translated from the coding sequence GTGGATTTGAGGCTGCATGCCTGCGCGTATTCCTTTCATACACTTCCGTTCAAATCGACCTTTAGACCGCCGCCGTTTTATCTATTTCGGCTGCAGGTGGTGGGGAGCTGCCGGGCGCTCGTTGACGGGAAAATGAGCCTGATCGAGCCGGGAGATTTGCTCATTTACCGTCCCGGAGATCCGTATTATCTGTCTGTTGAGGAGATTGACGGGAAGATTGAAAGCGGCGATTATTATCTGCTCTGTGAAGGCTCATGGATCGAGTCCTGGTGGGCTGCCCAGCCGCGGCAGACCCGGCAGCGGATTCATCTGGATGCCGGGATGCTGTCACTGTGGCAGCAGCTCGGCCTTGAGCAGCACCGGATTGTGCAGCAGAATCCCGAGCTGATCCGCCATCTGCTCTGCGCACTCTGCTTATCGCTTGACCGCCTGCCGGTTGAAGCCGTTTCACGGCAGGACACCCCAGGGCGCTCCAATGAGCTGATCATGCGGATGAAGCGGTATATTAACGAGAATGCGCTGCAGCCGCTGCGGGTTGAGGATGTCGCGAATTTCGCCGGGCTGAGCGTCTCGCGGGCGGTTCATCTGTTTAAAGAGAAGACCGGATATACCATTATCCAATACACTCAGGAAATCCGTCTGTCTAACGCCCTGGAGCGCATCCGCTTTACGGATTTAAGCCTGGAGAGTATTGCCGGCAATTGCGGATTCGGGACGTATTCGTATTTTCACAAGGTATTCAAGGCGAGATACGGAATAACACCCAAAGAAATCCGCAGCCGCCTGCTGGAGAGCGAACCGGAAGGTGACTACGTCATTACGAGCGGAAAAGAAATTAAGCTGACCGGCCTGTCCCTCGATGCCCTGAAGTTCCTCAAAACAGAAGAATAA
- a CDS encoding glycoside hydrolase family 3 protein, producing METATYPFQQTDLPLNERVQDLLSRLTLDEKVNLMPQYQAAIERLGVSAYKHGTEGAHGISWLGKATSFPQPSGLACTWNPELMKRIGSAIGDEARAFYKKNPTVNGLTLWAPTVDMERDPRWGRTEEAYGEDPGLTGRLSTSLVQGIQGDHPVYLKAVATLKHFLGNNNEINRGVDSSSIDPRNMREYYLEAFKPAFKEGGAQSMMTAYNSVNGVPVILHPAVMDVVKGEWEMDGFIVSDAGDLFGIVKDHKYYESFAQSMAESIKNGIDSVTEETAETIKVIHEALAEGLLAEEDLDRALFNTFRVRFRLGEFDPEEGNPYASIDDSVILSKEHSELSLEAAKQSIVLLKNEKAALPLNPQELSKVAVIGPLGDEAFRDWYSGTLAYGVTPLQGVTKKLAGKQVSFESGDDRIILTSAASGQAVGMTGEDGRLAVLHDVPERGELFRHTAWGWTAHTLEATSRGQYVTLNDEGTLTASADEIYGWYVKESLNLVPEEDGTVSLRTWNDKPISVSEDGTLRASEAEDDAKAHSFRKNIVVNGVEAAVEAAKAAEVAVVFVGNHPLLNGKEEIDRPDIVLPEEQENLVKAVYAANPNTVVVIVGSYPITSTWIDEHIPAVLYTSHSGQELGNAVAEVLFGGYSPSGKLNMTWYRSVDQLPPLMDYDIIKGKRTYMYFDGEPLYPFGHGLSYAQVAYKQLTLAAEELQQNDTISLSVELENSGSVDGDEVVQLYVQSLSTRIRRPLKQLKGFEKIRLGAGESQTVTFSLPVAELAFWDVTREQYCVEDGEYNLLVGRSSGDIQLSAKIRVHGDTVPARNLYTATKAENYDDYEGVYLDECKAGGASVHPVQDGAWIAFNNVQFAEGAAAFEALVSSVSGGSIEVRTGSPSGKLAATLEVPAGGGLQEWHTLSAIAGVDAGTADVFLVFAGEVLLSRFQFTL from the coding sequence ATGGAAACCGCTACATATCCTTTTCAGCAGACAGACTTGCCGCTAAACGAGCGTGTGCAGGATCTGCTGTCGAGATTGACTTTGGATGAGAAAGTAAACCTGATGCCGCAGTATCAAGCGGCCATTGAGCGTTTGGGCGTAAGCGCCTATAAGCATGGTACGGAAGGAGCGCACGGTATCTCCTGGCTGGGCAAAGCAACCTCATTCCCGCAGCCGAGCGGTCTCGCCTGTACCTGGAACCCGGAGCTGATGAAGCGAATCGGTTCCGCCATCGGCGACGAAGCCAGAGCCTTCTATAAAAAAAATCCGACGGTCAACGGACTGACCCTCTGGGCGCCGACAGTGGATATGGAACGCGATCCGCGCTGGGGCCGTACAGAAGAAGCTTACGGAGAAGACCCGGGACTGACCGGTCGGCTCAGCACCTCGCTGGTGCAGGGAATTCAAGGTGATCATCCGGTATACTTGAAAGCGGTAGCAACGCTGAAGCATTTCCTTGGCAACAACAACGAAATTAACCGCGGTGTGGACTCTTCCAGCATTGATCCGCGCAATATGCGTGAATATTATCTGGAAGCCTTTAAGCCTGCCTTCAAGGAAGGCGGCGCCCAATCGATGATGACCGCCTACAATTCGGTCAACGGTGTACCGGTTATCCTGCATCCGGCGGTTATGGATGTGGTGAAGGGCGAATGGGAGATGGACGGATTTATTGTAAGTGATGCCGGCGATTTGTTCGGGATTGTCAAAGATCATAAGTATTATGAGTCCTTTGCCCAGTCCATGGCAGAGTCTATCAAAAACGGGATCGACAGCGTGACCGAAGAGACAGCTGAGACGATCAAGGTGATTCATGAGGCGCTGGCTGAAGGACTGCTGGCGGAAGAGGATCTGGACCGCGCGCTATTCAATACTTTCCGTGTACGTTTCCGTCTCGGTGAATTTGATCCCGAGGAAGGCAATCCTTATGCATCCATCGACGACTCTGTTATTCTCAGCAAAGAACATAGTGAGCTGTCGCTCGAAGCGGCTAAGCAATCCATCGTGCTGCTCAAGAATGAGAAGGCTGCACTTCCGCTGAACCCGCAGGAGCTGTCCAAAGTAGCTGTAATCGGGCCGCTCGGCGATGAAGCCTTTAGAGACTGGTATTCCGGCACATTGGCTTACGGGGTCACACCGCTGCAGGGTGTAACCAAGAAGCTGGCCGGCAAGCAGGTGTCGTTTGAAAGCGGCGATGACCGGATTATTCTGACCTCGGCAGCCAGCGGCCAAGCTGTAGGAATGACAGGGGAAGACGGCAGACTCGCTGTGCTGCATGATGTGCCGGAGCGCGGGGAATTGTTCCGCCATACCGCCTGGGGCTGGACTGCCCATACACTTGAAGCGACAAGCCGCGGCCAATATGTAACCCTGAATGATGAAGGTACGCTCACTGCCTCCGCCGATGAAATTTACGGCTGGTATGTGAAGGAATCGCTGAACCTTGTGCCGGAAGAAGACGGAACGGTAAGCTTACGCACCTGGAATGACAAGCCGATTTCGGTGTCCGAAGACGGGACGCTTCGTGCCAGTGAGGCGGAGGACGATGCTAAGGCGCATTCATTCCGCAAAAATATCGTTGTGAACGGAGTAGAAGCCGCGGTTGAAGCGGCGAAGGCTGCTGAGGTTGCCGTCGTATTCGTCGGAAACCATCCGCTGCTGAACGGTAAGGAAGAGATTGACAGACCGGATATCGTGCTGCCGGAAGAGCAGGAGAATCTGGTGAAGGCTGTTTATGCAGCCAATCCGAACACGGTTGTCGTGATTGTCGGCAGCTACCCGATTACTTCAACTTGGATCGATGAGCATATCCCGGCGGTGCTGTATACTTCCCACAGCGGTCAAGAGCTGGGTAACGCAGTGGCTGAGGTGCTGTTCGGCGGCTACAGTCCGTCCGGCAAGCTGAATATGACCTGGTACCGTTCGGTGGATCAGCTTCCTCCGCTGATGGACTACGATATTATCAAAGGCAAGAGAACGTACATGTACTTTGACGGAGAACCGCTATATCCGTTTGGCCATGGCCTGAGCTATGCACAGGTTGCTTATAAGCAACTGACGCTAGCGGCTGAAGAGCTGCAGCAGAACGATACGATCAGCCTGAGCGTAGAGCTTGAAAACAGCGGCAGCGTGGACGGTGATGAAGTCGTTCAGCTGTATGTGCAGTCCTTGTCCACCCGGATCAGACGCCCGCTGAAGCAGCTGAAAGGCTTTGAAAAGATCCGCCTCGGCGCCGGCGAATCACAGACGGTTACGTTCTCTCTGCCGGTAGCTGAACTGGCGTTCTGGGATGTAACCCGTGAACAATACTGTGTGGAAGACGGAGAATACAACCTCCTGGTTGGCCGTTCCTCCGGTGACATTCAGCTGTCCGCCAAGATTAGAGTGCACGGCGATACGGTACCGGCCCGCAATCTTTATACTGCAACCAAAGCAGAGAACTACGACGATTATGAAGGCGTCTATCTGGATGAGTGCAAGGCAGGCGGGGCTTCGGTTCATCCAGTTCAGGACGGAGCTTGGATCGCTTTCAATAATGTGCAGTTTGCTGAAGGAGCGGCGGCTTTCGAGGCGCTTGTTTCGTCCGTGAGCGGCGGCAGCATTGAGGTCAGAACCGGCAGTCCGTCGGGCAAACTGGCCGCAACCCTGGAGGTTCCGGCAGGCGGAGGGCTGCAGGAATGGCACACTCTGTCAGCTATAGCAGGAGTCGATGCCGGAACAGCCGATGTATTCCTGGTCTTTGCAGGCGAGGTATTGCTCAGCCGCTTCCAGTTTACGCTGTAA
- a CDS encoding DUF6933 domain-containing protein, with protein MLIFKATKDTLKDLKVQPDSVGNLDLLFCWHVNIFNLYRKKHYVFMNDLTRLSLTVTGIRTGQNQKLNEFFVNSLREYLIEEDLSASLISSYIENCNETIITKTDSRSVISTLSEIMLVMKSLEMDNQGFEDMDERQKWNNRFIYKPIDYQKPIEVFIKELKQRYSS; from the coding sequence ATGCTCATATTTAAAGCGACGAAAGATACTTTGAAAGATCTTAAGGTCCAGCCTGATTCAGTTGGCAACTTAGATTTGCTTTTTTGTTGGCATGTAAACATATTTAATCTATATCGAAAGAAGCACTATGTGTTTATGAATGATCTAACAAGATTGAGTCTAACAGTTACTGGCATTAGAACGGGACAGAATCAAAAGCTTAATGAGTTTTTTGTAAATAGCTTAAGAGAATATTTAATTGAAGAAGATCTTTCAGCGTCTCTAATTAGTTCATATATAGAAAACTGCAATGAAACAATAATTACTAAAACGGATAGTAGAAGTGTAATAAGTACATTAAGTGAAATCATGCTAGTGATGAAATCACTTGAAATGGACAATCAAGGCTTTGAAGACATGGACGAAAGACAAAAATGGAATAATAGATTTATTTACAAGCCTATAGATTATCAAAAACCAATTGAGGTTTTTATTAAAGAACTTAAACAAAGATATTCAAGCTAG
- a CDS encoding MerR family transcriptional regulator produces MYSINEIVKITGIPASTLRYYEQEGILPEVTRNVNGRREYNEKVLEWLELVVALKDTGMSIEEIKTYTKLILQGDETLEDRRSFLSEHKSNVEKSLAKTQYHLEKVIRKIAVYDVLLYKKSTNSDPLRSYLT; encoded by the coding sequence ATGTATAGCATAAATGAGATTGTAAAAATAACTGGAATTCCAGCTTCTACGCTTCGCTATTATGAACAAGAGGGTATTCTTCCCGAAGTGACCAGAAACGTGAATGGGCGCAGAGAGTATAACGAAAAGGTGCTCGAATGGCTTGAATTAGTTGTGGCTTTAAAAGATACTGGCATGTCTATTGAAGAAATAAAAACTTATACAAAGCTAATTCTTCAGGGGGATGAGACTCTAGAGGATAGGAGAAGCTTTCTTTCTGAGCATAAAAGTAATGTGGAAAAGTCGTTGGCTAAAACACAGTATCATCTCGAAAAAGTTATTCGCAAAATAGCTGTTTATGATGTGTTGCTCTATAAGAAAAGTACCAACTCGGACCCTTTAAGATCCTATTTGACTTAA